The genome window AGTTGATCTCCCAGCCCGGCATGACACGGATCAGGCCCTCGGAGAAGCCCATGTACCAGTCGGGCTGGGCGCCGGTGGAGACCTGGTCGGGCCGGTAGGGGCCCATGGTCCAGATCGGGTTGATCGTGGCGATCGCCGAGATGACCGCGATGACACCGAAGACCAGGAAGAAGAAGCCGCCCGCCTTCGCCATGTACACGGGGAGCAGCGGCATGCCGACGACGTTGTTGTTCGTCTTTCCGGGGCCCGCGTACTGCGTGTGCTTGTGGTAGAAGACCAGGATCAGGTGCGCCACCAGCAGGCCGAGCATGATGCCCGGCAGCAGCAGGATGTGGACCGAGTAGAAGCGGGCCACGAAGTCGCCGCCCGGGAACTCGCCGCCGAAGAGGAAGAACGACAGGTACGTGCCGACGATCGGCACGGACAGGACCGCGCCCTCCATGAAGCGGACACCGGTGCCGGAGAGCAGGTCGTCCGGGAGCGAGTAGCCGGTGAAGCCGGTGAACATGCCGAGGACGAACAGCAGGAAGCCGAACAGCCAGTTGACCTCACGCGGCTTGCGGAACGCGCCCGTGAAGAACACCCGCATCATGTGCACGAACATGCCGGCGAGGAAGACCAGCGCCGCCCAGTGGTGGATCTGCCGGATCAGCAGACCACCGCGCACCTCGAAGGAGATGTGCATGGTCGAGTTGAACGCCTCGGACATCAGCTGTCCCTGCAGCGGGACGTAGCTGCCGTGGTACTCCACCTCGTTCATCGACGGGTGGAAGAACAGCGTCAGATACACACCCGTGAGGATGATGATGATGAAGCTGTACAGGCAGATCTCACCCAGCATGAACGACCAGTGGTCGGGGAAGATCTTGCGCATGTTGGCCTTGGCCAGGGAGTAGATCCCGAGCCGGCCGTCGGCCCAGTCGGCGACGCGCTCGCCGGCCGGTGCCTTCTCACGCTTGTCGCGTGCGTCGGTGGTGGTTGCAGTACTCATCCGCGCTCCCAGAAGGCAGGACCAACGGGCTCTTCGAAGTCGCTGACCGCTTCGAGGTAGCCGTCTTCGCCGACGGTGATCCTCAGCTGCGGAAGGGCGTGACCCGCGGGGCCGAAGATGACCCGGCCGCCGTCGGCGAGGTCGAAGGTGGACTGGTGGCAGGGGCAGAGCACGTGGTGCGTCTGCTGCTCGTACAGGGAGATCGGGCAGCCCACGTGGGTGCAGATCTTCGAGAACGCCACGATGCCCTCGTGGGACCACTCCAGCTCGCGCTTGTCCTTGATGTCGTCCGGCTGGATCCGGACGATCATCAGGGCGTCCTTGGCGATGTTCTTCTGGAAGTCGTGGTCGTGCTCGCTCAGGCCGTCCGGCATGGCGAAGGTCAGCGACCCGACCGCGACGTCCGAGGCACGCAGCGGCTCGTTGGTGTTCATGTTGACGAGCTTCTTGCCCTTGGCCCAGGTGGTGTGCCGCAGCTTGGTGCCGGGCGCGGGGCCGAGGCCGCCGAGCAGGAAGACACCGGAGAGCGGGAACAGGGCCAGCGCGCCGAACATCGTGGTGCGGATCAGCTTGCGACGGCCGATCACCGACTCCTCGGCACCGGCCTTGAAGTCGGCCAGGACCTTGGCCTTGACCTCGGGCGCGGCCTCGATCGGGTGGCGCTCGTCGGCGACCTCGACGTCCGACATCAGCGTGCGGGCCCAGTGGACCGCGCCGGCGCCGATGCAGAACAGCGACAGGCCCAGCGTCATGCCCAGCGCGAAGTTCAGCGCGCTGATGTGACCGATCGGCCAGACGTAGATCGACTTGTCGACGTCGATCACCAGGTACGAGGCGATGAAGCCGACGGTGGCCAGCATCGACACCGTGAACAGCAGGGCGACCGTGCGCTCGGACCGCTTCGCGGCCCGCTCGTCGATGTCCTGGATCCGGTGCTCGTGGGGCGGGAGGCCGGGGTCCGCGAAGGGGTTCTTCTCGTCCGCGACCTTCACCGCGCCGTGCGCGTCGTGCGCGTCGTCCTGCGCTGCGGGCAGGTTCTCTTCTGGAATCTCTTGGCTACTCATGACTTCTTGGCCTTTGCGGTCCGAGCGGCGACCCACACGGCGACGGCGATCAGCGAACCGAGTCCGAAGACCCAGCCGAACAGACCCTCGCTGACCGGACCGAGCCCGCCGAGGCTGAGGCCACCGGGCTCCACGGTCTCGTCACCGTTGACCGCGTCGAGGTACGCGATGATGTCCTTCTTGTTCTCCTCCGACAGCGTGGTGTCGGGGAAGGACGGCATGTTCTGCGGGCCGGTCTCCATGGCCTCGTAGATGTGCTTCGGGTCGACACCCTTCAGGGGCGGCGCGTACTTGCCCTCGGACAGCGCACCACCCTGGCCGGTGAAGTTGTGGCACTGCGCGCAGTTGGTCCGGAACAGCTCGCCACCCTCGGCGATGTCCGCGCCCTCGGGGTCGTACTCGTTCTCGGTCGGGATCTCCGGGCCGGCGCCCAGCGACGAGATGTACGCCGCGAGCTGGTCGATCTCGGCCTGCGAGTAGATGACCTTCTTCTTGGGGACCTGCGCGCCCGGCTGCTGGGCCGGCATCCGGCCGGTGCCGACCTGGAAGTCGACGGCCGCCGCGCCCACACCCACCAGGGACGGACCGTCGGAGGTGCCCTGACCGCCGGTGCCGTGGCAGCTGGCGCAGCCTACGGCGTAGAGCTTCTTGCCCTCCTCGATGGTGAGGGTCTGGGCGGTTTCATCGGCCTGCGCCTTTTCCGCGGGGGCGAAGGCGGTGTAGAGCCCCGCGCAGGCCGCCAGCGCGATGAATAGGACGACGACCGCCGCCAGCGGATGGCGTCGTCGTGCGGAGAGCTTTTTCACGGATTACCCCGGTGTCAGGATCTTCTGCGTCGGTGCTTCTGGAAGGGTGGTTCTCGGTGCGAGGCAGGCGTACGGTCCGCCCGGCCCGGCCGCCCGGTCTACTTGATCATGTAGATCGTGGCGAAGAGGCCGATCCAGACGACATCGACGAAGTGCCAGTAGTAGGACACGACGATGGCCGCGGTCGCCTGCTCGTGGGTGAACCTCTTGGCCGCGTAGGTGCGTCCGAGGACCAGCAGGAAGGCGATGAGACCGCCCGTCACGTGCAGGCCGTGGAAGCCGGTGGTCAGATAGAACACCGAGCCGTACGGGTCGGACGAGAGCGACAGGCCCTCGTGCTTGACCAGCTCGGTGTACTCGAAGACCTGGCCGCCGATGAAGATCGCACCCATCACGAACGTGACGATGAACCACATCCGGAGCTTCTTCACGTCCCCGCGCTCGGCGGCGAACACGCCGAGCTGGCAGGTGAGGGAGGAGAGCACCAGGATCGTGGTGTTCGTCGCCGAGAACGGGAAGTTCAGGGTGTCGGCCTTCTCGGTCCAGAACTCCGGACCGGTCACCGATCGCAGGGTGAAGTACATCGCGAAGAGGGCCGCGAAGAACATCAACTCGGAACTCAACCAGATGATGGTTCCGACGCTGGTGAGGTTCGGCCGGTTGACCGACGGGTGCGCGTGCCCGGTTTCTACTGTCGTTGCTGTCGCCACGACCGACATTATGTCGGTCGCTTATCCCGCCCTCACTCCGGGGGGTGCCGTTCGGAGTGTTGCTCCCCTCCGTACCGGTGCTGACGTGGTGTTCGAGGGAGTAGCATCCGCGCATCGGGCCTGTCCTTAAGACGCTGACGTCACGGAGGAACAATGCAGCCGACCGCCACGGTGCTGGTCTACAGCGACGACGCCAACACCCGCGAACAAGTTCGGTTGGCGACGGGGCGCCGTCCGGCACCGGACGCTCCTCAGGTGGAGTTCCTGGAGTGCGCGACCCCCGCCGCCGTCCTCAAGGAGCTGGACAGGGGCGGGATCGACGTCTGTGTCCTCGACGGCGAGGCCGTGCCGATGGGGGGCATGGGGGTGTGCCGGCAGATCAAGGACGAGATCTTCGAGTGCCCGCCGGTACTGGTGCTGATCGGACGGCCGCAGGACGCGTGGCTGGCGACCTGGAGCCGGGCGGACGCGGCGGTGACGTTGCCGGTGGAGCCGGTGGAGTTCGCTTCGGCGCTGGCTTCCTTGCTGCGTCGGAAGTCGGCATTGAGCGCCTGATGGCTCGGGGGGGGCGCCGGCCGCGTCCCCCTTACACCGACTCGGGTCGCAGGCGGGCCTGTACCTGGGGTCCAGGTACCTCCTTCGTGCCGCCCACCAGGGCGCTGCCCTCGCGCCAGTTCTTCCAGTCGAGGTTCCAGTCGCCGTAGCCGTTGCCGAAGGGGGCCATGGTGTCGCCGCCCGAGTTGACGACCTCGACGATGTCGCCCTCGTTGATGGTGTCGTAGAACCACTGGGCGTTGCCCATGCTCATGCCGGTGCAGCCGTGGCTGACGTTGGCGTATCCCTGGGAGCCGGTCGACCAGGGGGCGGCGTGGACGTACTCGCCGCTGTTGGTGACCCTGACGGAGTGGTGCACGGTCAGGTCGTAGAAGTCCGACGCGCCTATGCTGGCGCTGGTCATCCGTACGGTGCCTTCCTTGGCCAGTACGACCTTGACCCCGTTGCGGGTGTCGTAGCCGGGCCGGCCCGTGGTGACCGGTATCTCCTTGATCACCTCGTCGTTCTTGTAGACCGTCATGTGGTGCGAGGCGGCGTCCGTGACGGCGACTATCTTGGCGCCGGTCGTCAGCTCGATGGGCTCGGCCTTCCCGCCCCAGAGCCGGTCGCCTATCTTCAGGCCCTCCAGGTTGCTGTGCACCCGGATGGTGGCGTCGGCGGGCCAGTACTCCTTGGGCCGGTAGTGGAGCTTCTTGTCGTCCACCCAGTGCCAGGCGCCGTCCGCCGCGGGGGTGGAGTCCACCTTGAGGGCGCGTTCCACGACGGCTCGGGCCGCCTTGTCCTTGACCGGCCGGCTCAGTTCGGCGGTGACGGGCTGGCCGACGCCGTACCGGCCCTCCTCGGGGCCGAAGGTGACGTCCAGGCGCTTCTTGGTGAGGGGGCGGCCGGTGTCGAAGGCGAGGGTCTCGCGGCCGGGGGCGCCGTCCTCGTCCTCGGTGCTCACCCGGACCGTGTAGCGGGCGTTGGCGGCGAGCGGGGAGGTGGAGTGCCAGCGGCCTCCGTCGGCGGAGAGTTCGCCCGCCACGAAGCGTCCTGCGGCGTCCACGGCGGTGACGTCGGTGATGCGTCCGTCGTCCTCGGCGGTGACTTCCAGCGGCTTGTCGGGGTCGGCCTTCTCGCCGTCCCCGGTGGGGGCGTTGAAGGAGACGTGGTCGGCCGCGTCGTAGGGCTTGCCCGAGAGCGGGTGGCCCCCGGAACCGCAGGCGGTGACGCCCGCTCCCAGGGAGACCACCAGCAGGGCGCAGCCGGCGACCGTGCGGTTACGGGGTGAGTTGCTCATGGGTTCAACGTAGGAACGGCCGTGGGGCGTGGCGCGTCGGGTGGGCCGAGTGGGCGACGTACGGCGTGGCGAACGGGGGAAGCCCGGACCTCCTGTCGGAGTGTCCGGGCTTCCGTGCGCGCGGTGCGTGCTAGCGCCGCGTGGCGCGTGCTACTGGTTCTGGTTCTCGCCGCGGTAGTACTCGAAGACCCAGCCCCAGAGGCCGATCATGATGATCGGGGCCGAGAAGTACAGCAGCCACCAGCCGAAGACGACGCCCATGAAGGCGAGCGCGCCGCCCACGCCGAGGGCGAGGGGCTGCCAGCTGTGCGGGCTGAAGAAGCCCAGCTCACCGGCGTCGTCCGCGACGTCGGCCTCCTTGTTGTCCTGCGCGCCGACGTCGACCCGCCGGGCCGTGAAGGCCAGGTAGTAGCCGACCATGATGCACAGGCCGAAGGCGAGGAAGAGGGCCGTGGTACCGGCCGGCTCCTTCGACCACACGCCGTAGACGATCGCCATGGCCAGCACGAAGACTGCCAGCCAGATGAACATCTTGCCTTGGACCTTCACTTGCCGGCCTCCTTGCCGCTGGCCGCGAGCTCGGCCGCCGGGCCGCCGTGCGCGAGCTGTTCGAGCGCGGCGATCTCCGGGTGGTGCAGGTCGAACGCCGGGGATTCACTCCGGATCCGCGGCAGGGTGAGGAAGTTGTGCCGGGGCGGCGGGCAGGAGGTCGCCCACTCCAGCGAACGGCCGTAACCCCACGGGTCGTCGACCTCGACCTTCTTGCCGTACTTGGCCGTCTTCCACACGTTGTAGAGGAACGGCAGGATCGACAGGCCGAGGACGAACGAGGCGATCGTGGAGATCGTGTTCAGGGCGGTGAAGCCGTCGGCCGCGAGATAGTCCGCGTACCGGCGCGGCATGCCCTCCGCGCCCAGCCAGTGCTGGACGAGGAACGTGCCGTGGAAGCCGATGAACAGCGTCCAGAAGGTGATCTTGCCGAGGCGCTCGTCGAGCATCTTGCCCGTCATCTTCGGCCACCAGAAGTGGAAGCCGGAGAACATCGCGAAGACGACGGTGCCGAACACCACGTAGTGGAAGTGCGCGACCACGAAGTACGAGTCCGAGACGTGGAAGTCCATCGGCGGCGAGGCCAGGATGACACCGGTCAGACCACCGAAGGTGAAGGTGATCAGGAAGCCGGTGGCCCAGAGCATCGGGGTCTCGAAACTCAGCGACCCCTTCCACATCGTTCCGATCCAGTTGAAGAACTTCACGCCCGTCGGTACGGCGATGAGGAACGTCATGAAGGAGAAGAACGGGAGGAGTACACCGCCGGTGACGTACATGTGGTGGGCCCACACCGTCACGGACAGACCCGCGATCGCGATGGTCGCGCCGATCAGGCCCATGTAGCCGAACATCGGCTTGCGGGAGAAGACCGGGATGACCTCGGAGATGATGCCGAAGAACGGCAGGGCGATGATGTACACCTCTGGATGGCCGAAGAACCAGAAGAGGTGTTGCCAGAGCAACGCGCCGCCGTTGGCCGCGTCGAAGACGTGCGCACCGAACTTGCGGTCCGCCTCCAGGGCGAACAGCGCCGCCGCGAGGACGGGGAAGGCGAGCAGGACCAGGACGGCGGTCAGCAGCACGTTCCACACGAAGATCGGCATGCGGAACATGGTCATGCCGGGCGCGCGCATGCAGATGATCGTGGTGATGAAGTTGACCGCGCCGAGGATGGTGCCGAAGCCGGAGAAGGCCAGACCCATGATCCACATGTCGGCGCCGATGCCGGGCGAGCGGACCGCGTCGGACAGCGGGGAGTAGGCGAACCAGCCGAAGTCGGCCGCGCCCTGCGGGGTGAGGAAGCCACCGACCGCGATGAGCGAGCCGAAGAGGTACAGCCAGTACGCGAACATGTTCAGCCGCGGGAACGCCACGTCGGGCGCGCCGATCTGCAGCGGCATGATCCAGTTGGTGAAACCGGCGAACAGCGGCGTCGCGAACATCAGCAGCATGATCGTGCCGTGCATCGTGAACGCCTGGTTGAACTGCTCGTTCGACATGATCTGCGTACCCGGGCGGGCGAGCTCGGCGCGCATGAAGAGCGCCATGACGCCGCCGATGCAGAAGAACGCGAACGACGTCACCAGGTACAGCGTGCCGATCGTCTTGTGGTCGGTGGTGGTCAGCCACTTGACCACTACGCTGCCGGGCTGCTTGCGCCGGACGGGCAGCTCGTCCTCGTACGAGCCCTCGTCTGCGGCAGTGCCCTGGGGTTCGTTGATGATGCTCACAGCTGGTTCACCTCCCGGTCCTTCTCGTGCTGCGTCTGCTCGATGCCCGCCGGGACATAACCGGTCTGGCCCTTCTCGGCCAGCTCCTTCAGGTGCTGCTCGTACCGCTCCTGGGAGACGACCTTCACGTTGAAGAGCATCCGGGAGTGGTCGACGCCGCACAGCTCGGCGCACTTGCCGAGGAACGTGCCCTCCTGGTTGGGCGTCACCTGGAACACGTTGGTGTGGCCCGGGATGACGTCCTGCTTCATCAGGAACGGCACCACCCAGAAGGAGTGGATGACGTCACGCGAGGTCAGCACGAAGCGGACCGTCTTGCCCTCGGGCAGCCACAGGGTGGGGCCGGGGTTGCCGGTCTGCGGGTTCTTGTCGCCGGGGGTGCCGCAGGTGTAGACGCCGCCCGCGTTGTCCGGGAACTGGTTCTTCCACTTGGTGGGAACCGCGTCCAGGTTCTCGTCGGTCTTCGCGTCGCCGGTCGACCCGTCGACGTTCTCGATGTAGTTGAAGCACCAGCTCCACTGGAAGCCGACGACGTTGATGGTGACGTCCGGCTTCTTCGACGTGTCGAGGAGCTTCGACTCGTCGCGGGCGGTGAAGTAGAACAGCACCGAGACGATGATCAGCGGGACGACCGTGTACAGCGCCTCGATGGGCATGTTGTACCGGGTCTGTGGGGGAACTTCGACCTTGGTGCGGCTGCGCCGGTGGAAGAAAGCACTCCACAGGATCAGGCCCCAGACCAATACGCCCGTGGCGAGCGCGGCGGCCCAAGAACCCTGCCACAGGGAGAGGATCCGCGGAGCCTCTTCCGTGGTCGGGGTGGGCATACCAAGGCGGGGAAAGTCCTTGTATGTGCAACCGGTGGCGGTCGCCAGGACCAGGCCCGCAGTCAGTGCCTGCAGCAGCTTCCGCCGCATCGGGCGCCGCGGCGAGCGGTCGGAGCCGTTGGGACTCACGTAGCGCCTTCCCGAGAGTCTCGCCCGCGCGGTATGGCTGCGGCCTTCTCGCTGGTCGGTCGCCGCCCTGCGTCGGGCAGGGGTTTGGATGTTTATGCGGACCAAACCCTACTGGACGCGATTTGGGGTCGCGCGGGGAGGGGGTACCAACTCGCCGGGGGTCACTTGTAGCGCCTAGCTGGGGTGGGCGGGTGCGCCTAATAGCTCGGGAGTTCGGGTGGTTTGGCGGGTGCGCGCGCGTTGTGGTTGTTCGCGCAGTGCCCCGCACCCCTTGGGGGCAGCCCTGCTTATAGCGTGGAGGTGTGGCGTACTTCGACTCTGCATCCTCCGCTCCCCTTCATCCCGTTGCCCGGCAGGCGCTGGTGGCCTCGCTGGACGAGGGGTGGGCCGATCCCGCGCGGTTGTATCGGGAAGGGAGGCGGGCGCGCCTGTTGTTGGATGCCGCCCGGGAGGCCGCCGCCGAGGCCGTGGGGTGCCGTCCGGACGAGTTGGTCTTCACCCCGTCGGGGACGCGGGCCGTGCACTCCGGCGTCGCGGGGGCGCTGGCCGGACGGCGGCGGGTGGGGCGTCACCTGATCGTGTCGGCGGTCGAACACTCTTCGGTGCTGCACGCGGCGGAGACCCATGAGGCGGACGGCGGGACGGTCGCCCGGGTGGCGGTGGCCCGTACGGGATCGGTGTCCGCGTCCTCGTACGCCGAGGCCCTGCGCGACGACACCGCGCTGGCCTGTCTGCAGTCCGCCAACCACGAGGTGGGGACCGCGCAGCCGGTGGCCGAGGTGGCGGAGGTGTGCCGGGCGGCCGGGGTGCCGTTGCTGGTGGACGCGGCACAGTCGCTCGGGTGGGGGCGGGTGGACGGGGACTGGTCGGTACTGACCGCCAGCGCCCATAAATGGGGTGGTCCGCCCGGGGTCGGGCTGCTCGTCGTACGCAAGGGCGTCCGGTTCTCGGTGCAAGGGCCCGCCGACGAGCGGGAGTCGGGGCGGGCGGCCGGGTTCGAGAACATCCCGGCGATCGTGGCCGCCGCCGCCTCGCTGCGGGCCGTACGGGCCGAGGCGGACGCGGAGGCGGTACGGCTGCGGGAGTTGACGGAGCGGATCCGGGCGCGGGTGCCTTCGCTGGTGCCCGATGTGGAGGTGGTGGGCGACCCGGAGCGGCGGCTGCCGGGGGTCGTCACCTTCTCCTGTCTCTATGTCGACGGGGAGACACTGCTGCACGAGCTGGACCGCGCGGGCTTCTCCGTCTCCTCCGGTTCCTCCTGTACGAGCAGCACGCTGACGCCCAGCCATGTGCTGCGGGCCATGGGGGTGCTGAGCGAGGGGAACGTCCGGGTGTCCCTGCCGATGGGGGCGGTGGAGGAGGACGTCGAGCGGTTCCTGTCGGTGCTGCCGGGGGCGGTCGCGGCGGTCCGGGAGAAGCTGGGGGCGCCCGTGTCCGCCGCCGAGGTGTCCGTGGCGAAGTCCGCGGAGGAGGGCGTCCTCGTCGTGGACGCCCTCGGCAGGCGGTGCCCGATCCCCGTCATCGAACTGGCCAAGGTCATCGGCGACGTCCCGGTCGGCGGCACGGTCCGCGTCCTCTCCGACGACGAGGCGGCCCGCCTGGACATCCCGGCGTGGTGCGAGATGCGGGGCCAGGAGTACGTGGGCGAGGAGCCGGCGGAGCGGGGTTCGGCGTATGTGGTGCGCCGGGCGCGTTAGCGGGCGCCCCGCGCCTCTTGGTTCTCCAGGGGCGCGGGGCGGTGTCCCACCTCAGCCCAGGTGCTTCTTCACCTCTGCCGCCGCCTCGTCGCCGTACGCCTTCGTGAACCGGTCCATGAAGTGCGCCCGGCGCAACGCGTACTCCTGCGTGCCGACCGTCTCGATCACGAGGGTCGCGAGCATGCAGCCGACCTGCGCCGCCCGCTCCAGCGAGACCCCCCAGGCCAGCCCCGAGAGGAACCCCGCGCGGAACGCGTCGCCGACGCCCGTGGGCTCGGCCTTGCGCTCCTCCTCGGGGCAG of Streptomyces phaeolivaceus contains these proteins:
- the qcrB gene encoding cytochrome bc1 complex cytochrome b subunit, giving the protein MSTATTTDARDKREKAPAGERVADWADGRLGIYSLAKANMRKIFPDHWSFMLGEICLYSFIIIILTGVYLTLFFHPSMNEVEYHGSYVPLQGQLMSEAFNSTMHISFEVRGGLLIRQIHHWAALVFLAGMFVHMMRVFFTGAFRKPREVNWLFGFLLFVLGMFTGFTGYSLPDDLLSGTGVRFMEGAVLSVPIVGTYLSFFLFGGEFPGGDFVARFYSVHILLLPGIMLGLLVAHLILVFYHKHTQYAGPGKTNNNVVGMPLLPVYMAKAGGFFFLVFGVIAVISAIATINPIWTMGPYRPDQVSTGAQPDWYMGFSEGLIRVMPGWEINFWGHTLVLGVFIPLVIFPLVLVAIAVYPFIESWVTGDKREHHILDRPRNAPTRTAFGVAWITWYMVLLIGGGNDLWATHFHLSINSITWFVRIAFFVAPVLAFIVTKRICLGLQRRDKDKILHGRETGIIKRLPHGEFIEVHEPLSQEQLHTLTAHEQYAPAEIGAAVDENGVARKVTRLQKLRAKLSKGYYGEDSQIAKPTVEEYKEITSGHGHH
- the qcrA gene encoding cytochrome bc1 complex Rieske iron-sulfur subunit, encoding MSSQEIPEENLPAAQDDAHDAHGAVKVADEKNPFADPGLPPHEHRIQDIDERAAKRSERTVALLFTVSMLATVGFIASYLVIDVDKSIYVWPIGHISALNFALGMTLGLSLFCIGAGAVHWARTLMSDVEVADERHPIEAAPEVKAKVLADFKAGAEESVIGRRKLIRTTMFGALALFPLSGVFLLGGLGPAPGTKLRHTTWAKGKKLVNMNTNEPLRASDVAVGSLTFAMPDGLSEHDHDFQKNIAKDALMIVRIQPDDIKDKRELEWSHEGIVAFSKICTHVGCPISLYEQQTHHVLCPCHQSTFDLADGGRVIFGPAGHALPQLRITVGEDGYLEAVSDFEEPVGPAFWERG
- the qcrC gene encoding cytochrome bc1 complex diheme cytochrome c subunit; this encodes MKKLSARRRHPLAAVVVLFIALAACAGLYTAFAPAEKAQADETAQTLTIEEGKKLYAVGCASCHGTGGQGTSDGPSLVGVGAAAVDFQVGTGRMPAQQPGAQVPKKKVIYSQAEIDQLAAYISSLGAGPEIPTENEYDPEGADIAEGGELFRTNCAQCHNFTGQGGALSEGKYAPPLKGVDPKHIYEAMETGPQNMPSFPDTTLSEENKKDIIAYLDAVNGDETVEPGGLSLGGLGPVSEGLFGWVFGLGSLIAVAVWVAARTAKAKKS
- the ctaE gene encoding aa3-type cytochrome oxidase subunit III; translation: MSVVATATTVETGHAHPSVNRPNLTSVGTIIWLSSELMFFAALFAMYFTLRSVTGPEFWTEKADTLNFPFSATNTTILVLSSLTCQLGVFAAERGDVKKLRMWFIVTFVMGAIFIGGQVFEYTELVKHEGLSLSSDPYGSVFYLTTGFHGLHVTGGLIAFLLVLGRTYAAKRFTHEQATAAIVVSYYWHFVDVVWIGLFATIYMIK
- a CDS encoding response regulator, with product MQPTATVLVYSDDANTREQVRLATGRRPAPDAPQVEFLECATPAAVLKELDRGGIDVCVLDGEAVPMGGMGVCRQIKDEIFECPPVLVLIGRPQDAWLATWSRADAAVTLPVEPVEFASALASLLRRKSALSA
- a CDS encoding L,D-transpeptidase — protein: MSNSPRNRTVAGCALLVVSLGAGVTACGSGGHPLSGKPYDAADHVSFNAPTGDGEKADPDKPLEVTAEDDGRITDVTAVDAAGRFVAGELSADGGRWHSTSPLAANARYTVRVSTEDEDGAPGRETLAFDTGRPLTKKRLDVTFGPEEGRYGVGQPVTAELSRPVKDKAARAVVERALKVDSTPAADGAWHWVDDKKLHYRPKEYWPADATIRVHSNLEGLKIGDRLWGGKAEPIELTTGAKIVAVTDAASHHMTVYKNDEVIKEIPVTTGRPGYDTRNGVKVVLAKEGTVRMTSASIGASDFYDLTVHHSVRVTNSGEYVHAAPWSTGSQGYANVSHGCTGMSMGNAQWFYDTINEGDIVEVVNSGGDTMAPFGNGYGDWNLDWKNWREGSALVGGTKEVPGPQVQARLRPESV
- a CDS encoding cytochrome c oxidase subunit 4 produces the protein MKVQGKMFIWLAVFVLAMAIVYGVWSKEPAGTTALFLAFGLCIMVGYYLAFTARRVDVGAQDNKEADVADDAGELGFFSPHSWQPLALGVGGALAFMGVVFGWWLLYFSAPIIMIGLWGWVFEYYRGENQNQ
- the ctaD gene encoding aa3-type cytochrome oxidase subunit I, with the protein product MSIINEPQGTAADEGSYEDELPVRRKQPGSVVVKWLTTTDHKTIGTLYLVTSFAFFCIGGVMALFMRAELARPGTQIMSNEQFNQAFTMHGTIMLLMFATPLFAGFTNWIMPLQIGAPDVAFPRLNMFAYWLYLFGSLIAVGGFLTPQGAADFGWFAYSPLSDAVRSPGIGADMWIMGLAFSGFGTILGAVNFITTIICMRAPGMTMFRMPIFVWNVLLTAVLVLLAFPVLAAALFALEADRKFGAHVFDAANGGALLWQHLFWFFGHPEVYIIALPFFGIISEVIPVFSRKPMFGYMGLIGATIAIAGLSVTVWAHHMYVTGGVLLPFFSFMTFLIAVPTGVKFFNWIGTMWKGSLSFETPMLWATGFLITFTFGGLTGVILASPPMDFHVSDSYFVVAHFHYVVFGTVVFAMFSGFHFWWPKMTGKMLDERLGKITFWTLFIGFHGTFLVQHWLGAEGMPRRYADYLAADGFTALNTISTIASFVLGLSILPFLYNVWKTAKYGKKVEVDDPWGYGRSLEWATSCPPPRHNFLTLPRIRSESPAFDLHHPEIAALEQLAHGGPAAELAASGKEAGK
- the ctaC gene encoding aa3-type cytochrome oxidase subunit II, producing MSPNGSDRSPRRPMRRKLLQALTAGLVLATATGCTYKDFPRLGMPTPTTEEAPRILSLWQGSWAAALATGVLVWGLILWSAFFHRRSRTKVEVPPQTRYNMPIEALYTVVPLIIVSVLFYFTARDESKLLDTSKKPDVTINVVGFQWSWCFNYIENVDGSTGDAKTDENLDAVPTKWKNQFPDNAGGVYTCGTPGDKNPQTGNPGPTLWLPEGKTVRFVLTSRDVIHSFWVVPFLMKQDVIPGHTNVFQVTPNQEGTFLGKCAELCGVDHSRMLFNVKVVSQERYEQHLKELAEKGQTGYVPAGIEQTQHEKDREVNQL
- a CDS encoding cysteine desulfurase/sulfurtransferase TusA family protein, which codes for MAYFDSASSAPLHPVARQALVASLDEGWADPARLYREGRRARLLLDAAREAAAEAVGCRPDELVFTPSGTRAVHSGVAGALAGRRRVGRHLIVSAVEHSSVLHAAETHEADGGTVARVAVARTGSVSASSYAEALRDDTALACLQSANHEVGTAQPVAEVAEVCRAAGVPLLVDAAQSLGWGRVDGDWSVLTASAHKWGGPPGVGLLVVRKGVRFSVQGPADERESGRAAGFENIPAIVAAAASLRAVRAEADAEAVRLRELTERIRARVPSLVPDVEVVGDPERRLPGVVTFSCLYVDGETLLHELDRAGFSVSSGSSCTSSTLTPSHVLRAMGVLSEGNVRVSLPMGAVEEDVERFLSVLPGAVAAVREKLGAPVSAAEVSVAKSAEEGVLVVDALGRRCPIPVIELAKVIGDVPVGGTVRVLSDDEAARLDIPAWCEMRGQEYVGEEPAERGSAYVVRRAR